In Microbacterium foliorum, the following proteins share a genomic window:
- a CDS encoding serine/threonine-protein kinase: protein MATRMASTPPTLAGYSYVRPLGSGGFADVFLYEQDMPRRVAAVKVLLADAVNREVLRTFNVEADISARLSAHPSIVTIYQASISADGRPYFAMEYCPDTMSARYKKAPLALADVLDTGVRIAGALETVHRAGLLHRDIKPSNVLINSLGAPVLADFGIAAAVIDEGDGETIAMSVPWSSPEVLQERVSGSVPSEIWSLGATLYTLLAGRSPFERADRGSNSRDQLTDRIIKARYTAVPVDGIPPIIDDIFATAMHRDPAKRFASMADFAERLRWAQYELGLHPTAFEAASAEWAAAAPVSFSDSTARGPVITTVAPDSRRAERAARQQAMPRDRDELPAARAKTRSPLVAGVIGALIGAAALAAVGIVALHLTGVL, encoded by the coding sequence GTGGCCACGCGCATGGCATCGACACCGCCGACGCTGGCGGGGTACAGCTATGTGCGCCCGCTGGGCTCCGGCGGGTTCGCCGATGTCTTCCTGTACGAACAGGACATGCCGCGACGCGTCGCCGCTGTGAAGGTGCTGCTGGCGGATGCGGTGAACCGCGAGGTGCTGCGCACCTTCAACGTCGAGGCTGACATCTCCGCGAGGCTCAGCGCACATCCCTCGATCGTGACGATCTACCAGGCGTCGATCTCTGCCGACGGTCGCCCGTACTTCGCCATGGAGTACTGCCCCGACACCATGAGCGCCCGCTACAAGAAGGCGCCGTTGGCGCTCGCCGACGTGCTCGACACCGGCGTGCGCATCGCCGGTGCGCTCGAGACGGTGCACCGGGCAGGGCTTCTGCATCGCGACATCAAGCCGTCGAACGTGCTCATCAACTCCCTCGGGGCTCCCGTGCTCGCCGACTTCGGCATCGCGGCCGCCGTGATCGACGAGGGCGACGGCGAGACGATCGCGATGTCGGTGCCGTGGAGCTCGCCGGAAGTGCTGCAGGAGCGCGTCTCGGGGTCGGTTCCGAGCGAGATCTGGAGTCTCGGCGCCACGCTGTACACGCTGCTCGCCGGACGAAGCCCGTTCGAAAGGGCAGACCGCGGCTCCAACTCACGCGACCAGCTCACCGATCGGATCATCAAGGCGCGCTACACCGCCGTGCCCGTCGACGGCATCCCCCCGATCATCGACGACATCTTCGCGACCGCGATGCACCGCGATCCGGCCAAGCGGTTCGCGAGCATGGCCGACTTCGCCGAACGACTCCGCTGGGCGCAGTACGAGCTGGGCCTGCACCCGACGGCGTTCGAGGCGGCATCCGCTGAGTGGGCCGCCGCGGCTCCCGTCAGCTTCTCGGACTCCACCGCCCGCGGCCCGGTGATCACGACGGTCGCACCGGACTCGCGCCGCGCAGAGCGTGCCGCACGACAGCAGGCGATGCCGCGCGACCGCGACGAACTGCCCGCCGCGCGTGCGAAGACCCGCTCGCCGCTCGTCGCCGGTGTGATCGGCGCGCTGATCGGAGCCGCAGCGCTCGCCGCAGTCGGCATCGTCGCCCTCCACCTCACCGGAGTTCTGTGA
- a CDS encoding AAA family ATPase, with protein MTIAPEQASWFAETFSILAANVEQAILGKRHVIELALAAAVSGGHVLLEDFPGTGKTALARAIAQTVTGTSTRIQFTPDLLPGDVTGITVYDQKEGAFEFHAGPVFANIVLADEINRASPKTQSALLEVMEEGTVTVDGVTRPVPSPFLVMATQNPIEQGGTYRLPEAQLDRFMIKTSIGYPDEAATMRILQGAAQPKHVLDGIVGTDTILTMAEMTRGVYVNPLVSDYIMRIVDATRRASEVRLGASVRGAIALSRLVMTWAAKSGRTFATPDDVRELAVVALAHRLVLEPEAEFDGVTAVAVVGQILLDVEPPRENGTA; from the coding sequence GTGACCATCGCTCCCGAACAGGCCTCCTGGTTCGCGGAGACGTTCTCGATCCTCGCCGCCAACGTCGAACAGGCCATCCTCGGCAAGCGGCACGTGATCGAGCTGGCGCTCGCCGCGGCCGTCAGCGGCGGGCATGTGCTGCTCGAGGACTTCCCAGGCACCGGCAAGACGGCCCTCGCCCGAGCCATCGCCCAGACCGTCACGGGCACGAGCACGCGCATCCAGTTCACCCCCGACCTGCTTCCGGGTGACGTGACGGGCATCACGGTCTACGACCAGAAAGAGGGGGCGTTCGAGTTCCACGCCGGCCCCGTCTTCGCGAACATCGTGCTCGCAGACGAGATCAACCGGGCGAGCCCGAAGACGCAGTCGGCGCTGCTGGAGGTCATGGAAGAGGGCACGGTCACGGTCGACGGCGTCACGCGTCCGGTGCCGTCGCCCTTCCTCGTCATGGCGACGCAGAACCCCATCGAACAGGGTGGCACCTACCGGCTGCCCGAGGCGCAGCTCGACCGCTTCATGATCAAGACGTCGATCGGCTACCCCGACGAGGCGGCGACCATGCGCATCCTTCAGGGTGCTGCGCAGCCGAAGCACGTGCTCGACGGCATCGTCGGCACCGACACGATCCTCACGATGGCCGAGATGACCCGCGGCGTGTATGTGAACCCGCTGGTGTCCGACTACATCATGCGCATCGTCGATGCGACGCGACGCGCCTCCGAGGTGCGTCTCGGCGCCAGCGTGCGAGGCGCGATCGCGCTCTCCCGCCTCGTGATGACGTGGGCGGCGAAGAGCGGCCGCACGTTCGCCACCCCCGACGACGTCAGAGAGCTCGCGGTCGTGGCACTCGCGCACCGCCTCGTGCTCGAGCCTGAGGCCGAGTTCGACGGCGTCACCGCGGTCGCCGTGGTGGGGCAGATCCTGCTCGACGTCGAGCCGCCGCGCGAGAACGGCACTGCGTGA
- a CDS encoding DNA-3-methyladenine glycosylase I encodes MTSLITGPDRRERCGWVGDDAEYRRYHDEEWGTPLHGDRALFEKMALEGFQAGLSWITILRKRPRFREVFAGFAPELVAEFDESDVERLMADAGIIRNRAKIEATIGNARIVRSMAEGELDELMWSFAPEPGMRPASFADVPAVTQESTAMSKELRRRGFRFVGPTTMYALMQSAGMVDDHVAGCWRA; translated from the coding sequence ATGACCTCTCTCATCACCGGCCCCGACCGACGCGAGCGATGCGGCTGGGTCGGCGACGACGCGGAATACCGCCGGTATCACGACGAAGAGTGGGGCACGCCCCTGCACGGCGACAGGGCGCTGTTCGAGAAGATGGCGCTCGAGGGTTTCCAGGCGGGGCTCTCGTGGATCACCATCCTCCGCAAGCGCCCCCGCTTTCGCGAGGTCTTCGCCGGATTCGCGCCCGAGCTGGTCGCCGAGTTCGACGAATCAGATGTGGAGCGGCTCATGGCGGATGCGGGGATCATCCGCAACCGGGCGAAGATCGAGGCCACGATCGGCAACGCCCGCATCGTGCGCTCGATGGCAGAGGGCGAGCTCGACGAGCTGATGTGGTCGTTCGCGCCGGAGCCCGGCATGCGACCCGCGTCTTTCGCAGACGTTCCGGCGGTGACGCAGGAGTCGACGGCGATGAGCAAGGAGCTGCGTCGTCGAGGCTTCAGATTCGTCGGCCCGACCACCATGTACGCCCTGATGCAGTCGGCGGGCATGGTCGACGATCATGTCGCGGGATGCTGGCGAGCCTGA
- a CDS encoding Ig-like domain-containing protein — protein sequence MAIGDRARAQANPRSRGRLITAISGIAALAVVLTLAITAQGYQSQEVPRLESSVWVMRDSGQYARVNTELAEIDTVRNVDDPEAVWQNGSAAVIYAQGNRQRWDVDPASPSDLLSDSSEEGTPIASEPTPAGTREILSAGAYVAYRTDTGQVSVTTLDTGAATALVDPFAGVEVEEGEDPPTYTADAIGLSPEGLLVLYSSDEGAIRRFDIDEHRFLGDPESVSAAPDAAEGLALTVVGERWAMLQTGTGELWLQGRDEPIELDVAEDARLQEGADAGEAVSIADSDGLVSVDLASGESERVAEATGVPATPVVVEGEMYAAWLDTGAGTLWADGETVPLRVPDEALDSSTIEPVFQENGDRAVLSEIGTGLIWTAPDGVLIPLEQWAIEDDTEQQEGTIIVEDVAEQMPPVAVDDAFGVRAGEQVILPVLLNDHDPNKKDVLSIDPESVSGGLGDPAFGDLTLVANGQSLVVAVKAGSGQASFTYAVTDGAAVSSPATVTLNVVDQESNSAPVWCGVDACQQEWPTPQLLPGGSTVVSALSGWVDPEGDPFVLSDAYETDSSSPVMVVPMADGRVAIRHTDPNAADAVISVTVVVEDVHGATAEKTLDVQVTGSPALVASPVALTARAGELQSVRISDHLSGGSGSYRLVDAVQTAATAQGLEVNPNAASGTVEMTVAEPGQYVVTYTAQDVSTQAEQSAVIRITAVDGSAGLAMAPLTAFVREGEDTTVDVLRAVQNTSGRVLMLADAVSSTPQLGVRVVGNESIRVNGTTEDGEPGVIGKATVTVADGTGAAVQGTVTVFLTPPSTVTRPIVFPDAITVRAGSLTRINVAANDVAPRGEPLVVLPEVTGSGESGELVFADRNALRYLAPTTPGTYRLTYSVSLERNPALSDNGVVTVTVVPPGTNRAPTPSTLTGRVLSGQTVSLPVPATGMDSDGDRVTLAGIDQPQKGSGTATISADGDAIVYRAPAAGVDGGQVTFRYTVRDPQGEQGTGVIRVGVLDADIDDAAPVTFSDYVRVEAGSTTPIVLDPRLNDLDPAQSDLEITELVPNAPPVKGNPLYDRLNALIDSDTSLEDGRIVLRAGDTAGTNSYFYTVRSTRTSSTSQGLIVVTVTDGAVADQPSVADTVLTARDREDLPERGIDVVTDRVSWPSGDVSSLTLSLWGDQPGFTVQGDRIVGAAPEDGALVPFQLKGKGAGGRDVVAYGFLRIPAFDDMQVQLKPGTTPVVVDEDASVSFDAADYVDLISSDAVEVGSGQFSAQRAAASCSAEGSGGVTYQAGREAPWSDTCLVQVRLQGQERWSFIDVPISIRPAEPQLLLSSISHTIAPGTTETVDMYSNMAAWEGGREGDAGSLEYRIVYSGSAFIVTRTGSQLTIEARADARPGNTENVSVTVPQYGEPSASVRLVVGAAPPDAPRGATFTTQCIVTNPSCTIDVVDVAGEYDPFAGKPGSGLRLMSLGAGSRCDVASVSTSGSTSITATWPGGGQAPGGQCIIPFVVSDAQGRTGTGTLTLDLQGFPQAPASVTTVGFTRSTVVLDVPLGEAGRAHPGVTGVTILQDGSPANASCSPAGGVYRCTVNGLVNGAPHVFTAAAVNAVGTSAATSPHTSWAYAAPEVSDATATPVYRPDGTERGRGIVELAVAASDDSLAFRIEETGQVINRTGATTTAEIALSPGPQNITIVPISQFQPPTGDGGNEGGAFRTSVTAAGTVYFDPAGTQARATSNTSIDVSGVAAQPNGSALGVDVVYLAWRSGDASCSADGNGRLRVSGAEAQSSSPTLAQLAEYSTYRVKACASNGFGVAESNTTEVFTFTFVEGPKGKTNYTVATQPSVQDNRYSYGLESPPEIDARDGFIARYNLYGSWLENFELSSDASPLPVVARSCHSVLTTYCSDPIEITARTVPTTVAVQFQECVPANPDDLFVVSRAARGSYSTIFTPDIVDGISVIDTRITWTGAYAPLKAITHRAPLCTQPEPDPVDPPDDPTDPSEPTDPEG from the coding sequence ATGGCGATCGGCGATCGCGCCCGCGCGCAGGCGAACCCTCGATCGCGGGGGCGCCTGATCACGGCGATCTCCGGCATCGCCGCTCTGGCAGTGGTGCTCACGCTCGCCATCACGGCGCAGGGCTACCAGTCGCAGGAGGTGCCCCGGCTCGAGTCGTCGGTCTGGGTCATGCGCGACAGCGGTCAGTACGCACGCGTGAACACCGAGCTCGCCGAGATCGACACGGTGCGCAACGTCGACGACCCGGAAGCGGTCTGGCAGAACGGCTCCGCGGCGGTGATCTATGCGCAGGGCAACAGACAGCGCTGGGACGTCGACCCTGCAAGCCCCTCCGATCTGCTCTCCGACTCGTCGGAGGAGGGCACGCCGATCGCGTCCGAGCCGACACCGGCCGGCACGCGTGAGATCCTCTCCGCCGGGGCGTACGTGGCCTATCGCACCGACACGGGTCAGGTGTCGGTGACCACGCTCGACACCGGCGCGGCCACCGCTCTCGTAGACCCGTTCGCGGGCGTCGAGGTCGAGGAGGGCGAGGATCCTCCGACGTACACAGCGGATGCCATCGGGCTCTCGCCCGAAGGACTGCTGGTGCTCTACTCCTCGGACGAGGGCGCGATCAGGCGGTTCGACATCGACGAGCACCGGTTCCTCGGCGATCCCGAGTCCGTCTCCGCAGCTCCGGATGCCGCAGAGGGCCTGGCCCTCACCGTTGTGGGAGAGCGCTGGGCCATGCTCCAGACGGGCACGGGCGAGCTGTGGCTGCAGGGTCGCGACGAACCGATCGAGCTCGATGTCGCCGAAGACGCGCGCCTGCAGGAGGGCGCCGACGCAGGTGAAGCCGTGTCGATCGCCGACTCCGACGGCCTCGTGTCGGTCGACCTCGCCTCGGGCGAGTCCGAGCGCGTGGCGGAGGCGACTGGCGTCCCCGCCACGCCGGTCGTCGTCGAGGGCGAGATGTACGCGGCCTGGCTCGACACCGGTGCGGGAACCCTGTGGGCGGATGGCGAGACCGTTCCGCTGCGTGTTCCGGACGAGGCCCTCGACTCCTCGACGATCGAACCGGTGTTCCAGGAGAACGGCGATCGCGCGGTGCTGAGCGAGATCGGCACCGGTCTCATCTGGACGGCCCCTGACGGCGTGCTGATCCCGCTCGAGCAGTGGGCGATCGAAGACGACACCGAGCAGCAGGAGGGCACGATCATCGTCGAGGACGTGGCCGAGCAGATGCCGCCCGTCGCCGTCGACGATGCGTTCGGCGTGCGCGCGGGCGAGCAGGTGATCCTGCCGGTGCTGCTCAACGACCATGATCCGAACAAGAAGGACGTGCTGTCGATCGACCCCGAGTCGGTCTCGGGGGGACTCGGCGACCCCGCGTTCGGCGATCTGACTCTCGTCGCCAACGGGCAGTCGCTCGTCGTCGCCGTCAAGGCGGGGTCGGGGCAGGCCAGCTTCACGTATGCGGTCACCGACGGCGCCGCCGTGTCATCACCGGCGACCGTGACGCTGAACGTCGTCGATCAGGAGAGCAACTCCGCACCCGTGTGGTGCGGGGTCGACGCCTGCCAGCAGGAGTGGCCGACACCGCAGCTTCTTCCCGGCGGCAGCACCGTCGTCTCGGCCTTGTCGGGCTGGGTCGACCCCGAGGGCGACCCGTTCGTGCTCAGCGACGCCTACGAGACCGACTCCTCGTCTCCCGTCATGGTCGTGCCGATGGCAGACGGGCGGGTGGCCATCCGCCACACCGACCCCAATGCCGCCGACGCGGTGATCTCAGTCACCGTCGTCGTCGAGGACGTGCACGGTGCGACCGCCGAGAAGACCCTCGATGTGCAGGTCACCGGCAGCCCCGCCCTGGTCGCCTCGCCTGTGGCGCTGACGGCCCGTGCCGGAGAGCTGCAATCGGTGCGCATCTCCGACCACCTGTCGGGCGGATCCGGCTCGTACCGTCTGGTCGACGCCGTGCAGACCGCGGCGACGGCTCAGGGGCTCGAGGTCAACCCGAACGCGGCATCGGGCACCGTCGAGATGACTGTGGCCGAACCCGGCCAGTACGTCGTGACCTACACCGCTCAGGACGTCTCGACCCAGGCCGAGCAGTCGGCTGTCATCCGCATCACCGCGGTCGACGGATCCGCCGGCCTCGCGATGGCGCCCCTCACCGCGTTCGTGCGCGAGGGTGAGGACACGACGGTCGACGTGCTCCGTGCTGTGCAGAACACCAGCGGGCGCGTGCTGATGCTGGCGGATGCCGTGAGCTCCACGCCGCAGCTCGGCGTGCGCGTGGTCGGCAACGAGAGCATCCGTGTGAACGGCACGACGGAGGACGGCGAGCCCGGGGTGATCGGCAAGGCCACCGTGACCGTCGCCGACGGAACCGGAGCCGCGGTGCAGGGCACGGTCACGGTCTTCCTCACTCCGCCGTCGACCGTCACCCGCCCGATCGTGTTCCCCGATGCGATCACCGTCCGCGCCGGTTCGCTCACGCGCATCAACGTCGCGGCGAACGATGTCGCCCCGCGTGGCGAACCCCTGGTCGTGCTCCCCGAGGTGACCGGGTCGGGCGAGTCCGGCGAACTCGTCTTCGCCGACCGCAACGCGCTGCGCTACCTCGCGCCCACGACGCCGGGCACCTACCGCCTCACCTACTCGGTGTCGCTCGAGCGCAATCCGGCTCTCTCCGACAACGGCGTCGTGACTGTCACGGTCGTTCCTCCGGGCACGAACCGCGCGCCGACGCCGTCGACACTGACGGGTCGGGTCCTCAGCGGCCAGACGGTGTCGCTGCCCGTGCCGGCGACCGGCATGGACAGCGACGGCGACCGAGTGACCCTCGCGGGCATCGACCAGCCTCAGAAGGGCTCCGGCACGGCGACGATCTCCGCCGACGGCGATGCGATCGTCTACCGGGCGCCCGCCGCCGGCGTCGACGGCGGCCAGGTGACCTTCCGCTACACGGTGCGCGATCCTCAGGGCGAGCAGGGCACAGGCGTGATCCGGGTCGGTGTGCTCGACGCCGACATCGACGATGCGGCTCCCGTGACCTTCAGCGACTACGTGCGCGTCGAGGCGGGCTCGACCACCCCGATCGTCCTCGACCCGCGTCTGAACGACCTCGACCCGGCGCAGAGCGACCTCGAGATCACCGAACTCGTGCCCAACGCGCCTCCGGTCAAGGGCAACCCGCTGTACGACCGCCTGAACGCGCTGATCGACTCCGACACCTCGCTCGAAGACGGCCGCATCGTGCTCCGCGCAGGCGACACCGCCGGTACGAATTCGTACTTCTACACTGTCAGGTCCACGCGCACGTCGAGCACGTCGCAGGGGCTCATCGTGGTCACCGTGACCGACGGCGCCGTCGCCGACCAGCCGAGCGTCGCCGACACCGTGCTCACCGCGCGCGACCGGGAAGACCTCCCGGAGCGCGGCATCGATGTCGTGACCGACCGTGTGAGCTGGCCGTCGGGTGATGTCTCCTCGCTCACGCTGAGCCTGTGGGGCGACCAGCCCGGATTCACGGTGCAGGGCGACCGCATCGTGGGTGCCGCGCCGGAAGACGGTGCGCTGGTGCCGTTCCAGCTCAAGGGCAAGGGGGCCGGAGGTCGAGACGTGGTCGCCTACGGGTTCCTGCGCATTCCCGCCTTCGACGACATGCAGGTGCAGCTGAAGCCCGGCACGACTCCCGTCGTGGTCGACGAAGACGCGTCGGTCTCGTTCGACGCGGCCGACTACGTCGACCTGATCTCCTCGGACGCCGTCGAGGTGGGGTCCGGGCAGTTCAGCGCGCAGCGCGCGGCCGCGTCGTGCTCCGCCGAGGGGTCGGGCGGCGTGACCTACCAAGCCGGCAGGGAAGCGCCATGGTCGGACACCTGCCTGGTTCAGGTGCGGCTGCAGGGTCAGGAGCGCTGGTCGTTCATCGACGTGCCGATCAGCATCCGTCCTGCGGAGCCCCAGCTGCTGCTGTCGTCGATCTCGCACACGATCGCTCCGGGAACCACCGAGACGGTCGACATGTACTCGAACATGGCCGCCTGGGAGGGCGGCCGCGAGGGCGACGCCGGATCGCTCGAGTATCGGATCGTGTATTCGGGGTCGGCCTTCATCGTCACGCGCACCGGCTCTCAGCTGACCATCGAAGCGCGAGCGGACGCCAGGCCGGGCAACACCGAGAACGTCAGCGTCACGGTGCCGCAGTACGGTGAGCCGTCGGCATCGGTCCGCCTGGTCGTCGGCGCGGCTCCGCCCGATGCGCCGCGGGGCGCGACCTTCACGACGCAGTGCATCGTGACGAACCCGAGCTGCACGATCGATGTCGTCGACGTGGCGGGGGAGTACGACCCCTTCGCGGGCAAGCCGGGATCCGGCCTCCGACTGATGTCGCTCGGCGCGGGTTCGCGGTGCGATGTCGCGTCGGTCTCGACCTCGGGAAGCACGTCGATCACTGCGACCTGGCCCGGCGGAGGGCAGGCGCCGGGTGGCCAGTGCATCATCCCGTTCGTCGTGTCGGATGCGCAGGGGCGCACCGGCACCGGAACCCTCACCCTCGACCTGCAGGGCTTCCCGCAGGCGCCCGCCAGCGTCACGACCGTCGGATTCACTCGCTCGACCGTGGTGCTCGACGTGCCGCTCGGCGAGGCAGGGCGCGCGCATCCCGGCGTCACCGGCGTGACGATCCTGCAGGACGGATCGCCGGCGAACGCGTCGTGCAGCCCGGCGGGAGGCGTCTACCGCTGCACCGTGAACGGGCTCGTCAACGGGGCACCGCACGTCTTCACCGCCGCGGCCGTCAACGCGGTCGGAACCTCAGCGGCGACGTCACCGCACACCAGTTGGGCGTATGCCGCCCCAGAGGTGTCGGACGCGACCGCCACGCCCGTCTATCGACCCGACGGCACCGAACGCGGACGCGGCATCGTCGAGCTCGCGGTCGCCGCGTCGGACGACTCGCTCGCCTTCCGCATCGAGGAGACCGGCCAGGTCATCAACCGCACCGGTGCGACGACGACGGCCGAGATCGCGTTGTCTCCGGGCCCGCAGAACATCACGATCGTCCCGATCAGCCAGTTCCAACCGCCGACGGGCGACGGCGGCAATGAGGGCGGAGCCTTCCGCACGTCGGTCACGGCCGCGGGAACCGTCTACTTCGACCCCGCAGGCACTCAGGCGCGCGCGACGTCGAACACGTCGATCGACGTCTCGGGCGTCGCTGCCCAGCCCAACGGCAGCGCCCTCGGAGTCGACGTCGTCTATCTCGCGTGGCGCTCGGGCGATGCGAGCTGCAGCGCCGACGGCAACGGGCGGCTGCGCGTCTCGGGCGCGGAGGCGCAGTCGTCGTCCCCCACGCTCGCCCAGCTCGCCGAGTACTCGACCTATCGAGTCAAGGCCTGTGCCTCGAACGGTTTCGGCGTGGCGGAGTCGAACACCACCGAGGTCTTCACCTTCACGTTCGTCGAAGGCCCCAAGGGCAAGACCAACTACACGGTTGCGACGCAGCCCTCGGTGCAGGACAACCGCTATTCCTACGGCCTGGAGTCGCCGCCCGAGATCGATGCGCGGGACGGCTTCATCGCGCGGTACAACCTGTACGGATCGTGGCTCGAGAACTTCGAACTGAGCTCCGACGCGTCGCCGCTGCCGGTCGTCGCGCGGTCCTGCCACTCGGTGCTGACCACCTACTGCTCCGATCCGATCGAGATCACCGCGAGGACCGTGCCGACGACGGTGGCCGTGCAGTTCCAGGAGTGCGTGCCGGCGAATCCTGACGACCTGTTCGTCGTCAGCCGCGCTGCGCGCGGATCGTACTCGACCATCTTCACCCCGGACATCGTCGACGGGATCTCCGTGATCGACACGAGGATCACCTGGACGGGCGCCTACGCCCCGCTCAAGGCGATCACGCACCGCGCGCCGCTGTGCACGCAGCCCGAGCCGGATCCGGTCGACCCGCCTGATGATCCGACAGATCCTTCCGAACCGACCGACCCCGAGGGATGA
- a CDS encoding glycosyltransferase, with the protein MTSLLGSISLVLTVMFLAYMTFILIPYVRHRKEQPGDPALFEWHIFVPCRDEAAVIATTIARQRERFPAAHLWVIDDDSDDDTSAIIQAHADLDPFVHLVQRRRPLARTGKGDALNTAYDHLCRWLPADADRDRVIVAVVDADGEMAANALAAVASDDCFGDPVVGAAQITVWMKNRDDRTPYPEKGRMANAFARYLIRMQDVEFRTVILAMQSLRSKTGTVGLGGNGQFTRLSVLDRIGEGYGAPWHGALLEDYELGLHVILAGYENRQVHDTYVAQEALPSLRRLLAQRTRWSQGNIQCVKYISDIVRSRHFDSSGVLECLYYLFLPFLQIIGLIVIVLTLVFQGAAIASDPAALEGLVDHAWAFVLLGLLFGIGPFAIWGVLYKLRCEPGATWLQAVGWGAGLFFFVQYILISVTRAMLRVALRRNGWAKTRRNAETHVVGPVAVDV; encoded by the coding sequence ATGACCTCTCTCCTCGGTTCCATCTCCCTCGTCCTGACGGTGATGTTCCTCGCGTACATGACCTTCATCCTCATCCCCTACGTCCGGCATCGAAAAGAGCAGCCGGGAGACCCCGCACTGTTCGAGTGGCACATCTTCGTGCCCTGCCGTGATGAGGCGGCGGTGATCGCGACCACGATCGCACGGCAGCGCGAGAGGTTCCCCGCTGCTCATCTCTGGGTGATAGACGACGACAGCGACGACGACACCTCGGCGATCATCCAGGCACACGCCGACCTCGACCCGTTCGTGCACCTCGTGCAGCGCCGCCGCCCGCTCGCGCGCACAGGCAAGGGCGACGCGCTGAACACCGCGTACGACCACCTGTGCCGTTGGCTGCCTGCCGACGCCGATCGCGACCGCGTCATCGTCGCAGTCGTCGACGCTGACGGGGAGATGGCGGCGAACGCGCTCGCAGCGGTGGCCTCGGACGACTGCTTCGGCGACCCCGTCGTGGGAGCCGCCCAGATCACCGTGTGGATGAAGAACCGCGACGACCGGACGCCTTATCCGGAGAAGGGGCGAATGGCGAACGCCTTCGCCCGGTACCTGATCAGGATGCAGGACGTGGAGTTCCGCACTGTCATCCTCGCGATGCAGTCGCTGCGGTCCAAGACCGGCACCGTCGGGCTCGGCGGCAACGGGCAGTTCACCAGGCTCTCCGTGCTCGATCGGATCGGCGAAGGGTATGGAGCGCCGTGGCACGGCGCGCTTCTCGAGGACTACGAGCTGGGGCTGCACGTGATCCTTGCCGGGTATGAGAACCGCCAGGTCCACGACACGTACGTCGCGCAGGAGGCACTGCCGAGCCTGCGCCGCTTGCTCGCCCAGCGCACCCGGTGGTCGCAGGGCAACATCCAGTGCGTGAAGTACATCTCCGACATCGTGCGTTCGCGACACTTCGACAGCTCGGGAGTCCTCGAGTGCCTCTACTACCTCTTCCTTCCGTTCCTCCAGATCATCGGGCTGATCGTCATCGTCCTCACCCTGGTGTTCCAGGGGGCCGCCATCGCCTCCGATCCGGCCGCGCTCGAGGGGCTCGTCGACCATGCCTGGGCGTTCGTTCTGCTCGGGCTGCTGTTCGGAATCGGCCCGTTCGCCATCTGGGGAGTGCTGTACAAACTGCGTTGCGAGCCCGGGGCGACGTGGCTGCAAGCCGTGGGCTGGGGCGCGGGACTCTTCTTCTTCGTGCAGTACATCCTGATCTCGGTGACCAGAGCGATGCTTCGAGTGGCATTGCGCCGCAACGGCTGGGCGAAGACGCGTCGCAACGCCGAGACCCACGTGGTCGGTCCGGTCGCGGTCGATGTCTGA
- a CDS encoding exosortase/archaeosortase family protein, translating into MTTAHPIVRHEPLRRDRGPAATPAALPVRHHRLDRAARVVFALALVAGIVWMLVQADVVRAWEAHLAAWWMNPWVDCGATAFEDTYMLWISENHLVGFQVTAECTAVILLAPLLAVGAGLMLSTRVSWLRGVIGITASAVVMLLVNQVRLALIGWSTQQGGLEAGYEFGHRFAGSVVGIAGFALGLIVLIAVTGFRRRGGRPRGR; encoded by the coding sequence ATGACCACCGCCCACCCGATCGTGCGACACGAGCCCTTGCGACGGGACCGTGGGCCGGCGGCGACGCCGGCGGCATTGCCCGTGCGGCACCACAGGCTCGACCGTGCCGCACGCGTCGTCTTCGCGCTCGCACTGGTGGCAGGCATCGTCTGGATGCTGGTGCAGGCAGACGTCGTCCGTGCCTGGGAAGCGCATCTCGCCGCGTGGTGGATGAATCCGTGGGTCGATTGCGGCGCGACCGCCTTCGAAGACACCTACATGCTCTGGATCAGCGAGAACCACCTCGTCGGTTTCCAGGTCACGGCAGAGTGCACCGCCGTCATCCTCCTCGCCCCGCTGCTTGCCGTCGGCGCCGGACTCATGCTCTCGACCCGGGTGAGCTGGCTGCGGGGGGTCATCGGCATCACCGCCTCGGCGGTCGTGATGCTGCTCGTCAACCAGGTGCGGCTCGCGCTGATCGGCTGGTCGACCCAGCAGGGAGGCCTCGAGGCGGGCTACGAGTTCGGACATCGATTCGCCGGCTCGGTCGTCGGCATCGCGGGGTTCGCGCTCGGCTTGATCGTGCTCATCGCTGTGACAGGCTTCCGCCGTCGTGGTGGTCGTCCTCGTGGCCGTTGA